The Hymenobacter sp. GOD-10R genome includes a window with the following:
- a CDS encoding LexA family transcriptional regulator: MSYVGKNIRKIRTVKKLSQAAFAELFGLARPSVGAYEEGRSEPKMETLIQIAHHFGLSVDLLLTKELTVNELYHFDIFKQPEAPVEVPTVAPVQSAPTLASTPFVPADRRMEYVVQHHDSAFLNSLPMLTFPHQLGPGTRAFEIVGAEMQHQQQGLRHQDVVLCQSVDMTAPSLRVHRVYAFVTQRGLLVRRLAQRLPDNVLKLRADNPDYGSEEFALEQALEIWEVKSNFTTHLRPPSTIEERVTRLERQIEELLTRLG, from the coding sequence ATGTCGTACGTTGGTAAGAACATTCGCAAGATAAGAACTGTGAAAAAGCTTAGTCAGGCAGCTTTCGCAGAGCTTTTTGGTTTGGCTAGGCCTAGCGTAGGAGCGTACGAAGAGGGCCGATCAGAGCCCAAAATGGAAACACTGATTCAGATTGCTCATCATTTTGGCTTATCAGTTGATTTGCTATTAACAAAAGAGCTTACTGTAAATGAGCTCTACCACTTTGACATCTTCAAGCAGCCTGAAGCACCCGTTGAAGTACCAACGGTAGCACCCGTGCAGTCAGCACCGACGCTAGCTTCTACGCCCTTCGTGCCTGCCGACCGGCGCATGGAATATGTGGTGCAACACCATGACTCCGCCTTTCTCAATTCGTTGCCGATGCTGACGTTCCCGCACCAACTTGGACCAGGTACGCGCGCATTCGAGATTGTGGGCGCCGAAATGCAGCACCAGCAGCAAGGCTTGCGTCATCAAGATGTAGTGCTCTGCCAGAGCGTGGATATGACAGCACCTAGCTTACGGGTGCACCGCGTATATGCCTTCGTAACGCAGCGGGGCTTGTTGGTGCGCCGCCTCGCCCAGCGCCTTCCCGACAATGTGCTGAAACTCCGAGCCGATAATCCCGATTACGGCAGCGAGGAGTTTGCCTTGGAGCAGGCTCTCGAAATCTGGGAGGTAAAATCTAATTTCACTACCCACCTGCGGCCGCCATCTACTATCGAAGAAAGAGTTACTCGTCTTGAGCGACAAATAGAAGAGCTGTTGACCCGGCTAGGTTGA
- a CDS encoding TonB-dependent receptor yields the protein MKCTDLAAISTQRGLLVLLLFSAAQSVQAQADVRGSVQTDAGKPLDYATLTLHRANDSAVVKTEFSDAKGLFQFERAATGRYLLSAAQVGFRRQWSKPFEVTNTPINLPALTLASSTATQLKEVTVVGQKPVYERLADRTVVNVEGSTLAAGNTSLDVLRRSPGVTIDSNDNLALRGKQGLLVLIDGKRQPMTGTELADYLRALPAEQLKSIELITNPPAKYDAQGGAGIIAINLKKDQREGTNGTANLSYGRSQYNKYTAGLSLNHRQNKLNLFSSYTYSDRQGIAKLTIHRDFYNRVAGGERQPISITDQDNRLPTHNISHTGRLGFDYNLSKRTTVGAVVNGQTAHITADGTNVSVLQDLLRGTTQAYNSTNYLDRRFPNLSGNVNFRHTFDDSLGARELTADADYARYRSTREQLLQTFSATQPTTTTSSDQLGWLTIQSAKVDYMHPLSKALRLEAGAKTSLVTADNDLQFFTDGQLDLGRSNRFRYDENINAGYVNVNYTQPKLTLQAGLRGEQTNAVGKQDREVEFQDFSRHYFQLFPSAAVKRTFSEQHETSLSLSRRIDRPSYRQLNPFREIIDKTTFGSGNPTLRPQTSYNLELTHTFKQKYSLGLSYSLTSQPLIGVVQPETDSTVVSTTRNLAQQHYYALTLTAPVEVAKWWTIYNNAVVFYTRFKGDLAGTNLNRGGASFQLTSNHTFTFGKGWSAELNGNYQSREVYAFLVQRPLGEVSAGLQKSLWNRKANLKLNVTDIFFTQPARATSTYDTYVERFYQRRDSRVATLAFSYRFGNEKLAPTKRRQSGAEDEKRRAG from the coding sequence AAAGGCTTATTTCAATTTGAGCGCGCGGCGACTGGGCGTTACCTACTTTCAGCAGCGCAAGTAGGCTTTCGGCGGCAATGGTCGAAGCCGTTTGAAGTGACCAACACCCCGATCAACTTACCCGCCCTGACCCTCGCCAGCAGCACAGCTACGCAGCTGAAGGAAGTAACCGTGGTTGGACAAAAGCCCGTGTATGAGCGCCTCGCCGACCGAACGGTCGTGAACGTGGAAGGCTCGACGCTGGCTGCCGGCAACACCTCTTTGGATGTGCTGCGCCGCTCACCCGGCGTGACTATCGACAGCAATGACAACCTAGCTTTGCGGGGCAAACAAGGGTTGCTGGTGCTTATCGACGGCAAGCGCCAGCCCATGACCGGCACCGAGCTAGCTGATTACCTGCGCGCCCTGCCCGCCGAGCAACTCAAGAGCATTGAGCTGATTACCAACCCGCCGGCTAAATACGACGCTCAAGGTGGCGCGGGCATCATTGCCATTAACCTCAAAAAGGACCAGCGCGAAGGCACCAACGGCACGGCCAACCTGAGCTACGGACGCAGTCAGTACAACAAGTACACCGCCGGGTTGAGCCTGAACCATCGACAAAACAAGCTCAATCTGTTTAGCTCCTACACCTACTCCGACCGCCAAGGCATTGCCAAACTGACCATCCACCGCGACTTTTACAACCGAGTGGCGGGCGGTGAGCGGCAGCCCATCAGCATCACCGACCAGGATAACCGCTTGCCCACGCACAACATCTCGCACACCGGGCGGCTCGGGTTTGACTACAACCTATCGAAGCGCACGACCGTGGGCGCGGTGGTGAACGGGCAGACGGCGCACATCACGGCGGATGGCACCAATGTCTCGGTGTTGCAGGACCTACTGCGGGGCACAACGCAGGCCTATAACTCGACCAATTACCTCGACCGGCGCTTTCCGAATCTGTCGGGCAACGTCAACTTCCGCCACACGTTTGATGATTCGCTAGGCGCCCGCGAACTAACGGCCGACGCCGACTATGCTCGCTACCGTAGCACCCGCGAGCAGTTATTGCAAACTTTCAGCGCCACCCAGCCCACTACGACTACCAGCAGCGACCAGTTGGGCTGGCTCACCATTCAGTCGGCTAAGGTGGACTACATGCACCCGCTGAGCAAGGCGTTGCGCCTGGAAGCGGGTGCCAAAACCAGCTTGGTGACGGCCGACAATGACCTACAGTTTTTCACCGATGGGCAGCTCGACCTAGGTCGCTCCAACCGCTTCCGCTACGACGAGAACATCAACGCCGGCTACGTTAACGTGAACTACACCCAACCCAAGCTGACGCTGCAAGCAGGCCTGCGCGGCGAGCAAACCAACGCCGTGGGCAAGCAAGACCGCGAAGTGGAGTTCCAGGACTTTTCGCGTCACTACTTCCAGTTGTTCCCAAGCGCGGCTGTGAAGCGCACGTTTTCCGAGCAGCACGAAACTAGTCTTTCGCTCAGCCGCCGCATCGACCGGCCGTCGTACCGCCAGCTCAATCCGTTTCGCGAAATTATCGACAAAACGACCTTCGGCAGTGGCAACCCCACTTTGCGCCCCCAAACCAGCTACAACCTAGAGCTCACGCATACCTTCAAGCAGAAATACAGCCTAGGTCTGAGCTACAGCCTCACCAGCCAGCCACTTATCGGGGTGGTGCAGCCCGAAACCGACAGCACCGTAGTTTCCACCACCCGCAACTTGGCGCAGCAGCATTATTATGCCCTCACACTCACGGCGCCGGTGGAAGTGGCCAAGTGGTGGACGATCTACAACAACGCGGTGGTTTTTTACACCCGCTTCAAGGGCGACCTAGCTGGCACGAACCTCAACCGGGGCGGGGCGTCGTTCCAGCTCACCTCCAATCATACCTTCACCTTTGGCAAGGGCTGGAGCGCCGAGCTGAACGGCAACTATCAGTCGCGGGAGGTGTACGCCTTTTTAGTGCAACGGCCCTTGGGTGAGGTCAGCGCGGGCTTGCAGAAGAGCCTGTGGAACCGCAAAGCCAACCTGAAGCTAAACGTAACCGACATTTTCTTTACCCAACCTGCCCGCGCCACTTCCACCTACGACACCTACGTGGAGCGCTTCTACCAGCGCCGCGATTCGCGGGTGGCAACCCTGGCGTTTAGCTACCGTTTCGGCAACGAGAAGCTAGCCCCCACCAAACGGCGGCAGAGTGGCGCCGAAGACGAAAAGCGCCGCGCGGGCTAG
- a CDS encoding TonB-dependent receptor has protein sequence MKTSLLMSFLLIFSVVHQVLAQSRTITGRVTDSQSGQGLPGVTVLLKGTTNGVSTDADGRYSLTVPEGNGTLAFSSIGYVNQERVIGAANQINVLLATDAQQLKEVVVTGYGGSQDVKDITGSAAKISEEKLLNQPVQSFDQALTGRAAGVQITNASGTLAEGVSIRIRGANSISNSSQPLIVVDGVPTNSLENANQFNSGNGTRYNTLADINPNDIESVDVLKDASAAAIYGSRAANGVIIVTTKRGKSGQNHISLNSYVGMNETVRRPKLLNGDQFILIQNEKALNRFGPGTPNSVIARDVDLNGDGQPDRTDWLDELFRRGFSQNYQVSMSGGTDKASYYGSGDWTDQKGVLVANRLRRGSVRLNLDLQPVKWLKAGISTSYSQTLNNGVLTDGYLAGATVSGYNASPIFPVRDASGNYFLDSFGNLGGDVFTIDGTAYPFYRTFRLNAVNHPSAVLAYQRNDNTSQRLLANGYATVEPVTGLKITTRFGIDYLQNFEDQYSDPRLSGLGRVLGSGLVQDNDLRQNLWNWANFANYTHTFGADHNLDLTVGVEYQLEKQRQIGSYAANFADPKFREILSGLFTEPLQPDGSRYTQGFDSYLARVNYSFGSKYYASASFRADADSRFGENNRRGYFPGGSVGWRLSEEDFLKEFTVINDLKLRASYGVVGNSNGLLPYAARTQIGAGQYADINGLSITQVGNPDLAWEKSKKLDIGLDASVLSNRVGLTLDYFSNNITDLILDAPALRTTGIPNSVDYVRTVVTKNIGSMYNRGLEATLNTTNVQSSTGFRWTSALNFTAIKNRITTLATNLPVPEGQAANPNDVVASNQRASVGRQLGVFFLPRWAGVNPDNGNAQFLDAAGNVKQYDAVARQWLTAEGTATTPISTSDYKYTSKSGYPTWYGGFDNTLSYKGLELGIFLQYSGGNMLYNATRAGLLTTYYNNNLTEILDRWQKPGDQTNVQKLVLQDNVSTQASTRWLEKGDFLRLRQLSLGYNLPKPVLERFKLGNVRVYALVQNVFVLTGYNGTDPEVNSNRNNTTQGTNGNIAFGVDNRAVPQARSYTVGLNLSL, from the coding sequence ATGAAAACAAGCCTACTTATGAGCTTCTTGCTCATCTTCAGTGTGGTGCATCAAGTACTGGCGCAAAGCCGAACCATCACGGGCCGCGTCACCGACAGTCAGTCGGGACAAGGGCTGCCGGGGGTAACGGTGCTGTTGAAAGGAACTACCAACGGCGTTTCGACCGACGCCGACGGGCGCTACAGCCTCACCGTGCCCGAGGGGAACGGCACCCTCGCTTTTAGCTCCATTGGCTACGTGAATCAAGAGCGGGTAATCGGGGCAGCCAATCAAATCAACGTGCTGCTCGCTACCGACGCCCAGCAGCTGAAAGAAGTGGTGGTAACGGGCTACGGCGGCTCCCAGGATGTGAAGGATATCACGGGCTCAGCGGCTAAGATATCGGAGGAAAAGCTGCTGAACCAGCCCGTGCAGAGCTTCGACCAGGCCCTCACAGGCCGGGCTGCAGGCGTGCAGATCACCAACGCCAGCGGGACCCTAGCGGAGGGCGTCTCTATCCGGATTCGGGGAGCTAACTCTATCAGCAACAGCTCCCAGCCGCTGATTGTGGTGGATGGCGTGCCGACCAACTCCCTGGAAAACGCCAACCAGTTCAACTCCGGCAACGGTACGCGCTACAACACCCTAGCCGACATCAACCCCAACGACATTGAGTCGGTGGACGTGCTCAAGGATGCGTCGGCGGCCGCCATTTACGGTTCGCGGGCGGCTAACGGCGTGATTATCGTGACCACCAAGCGCGGCAAGTCGGGCCAGAACCACATTTCGCTCAACTCCTACGTGGGCATGAACGAAACCGTGCGCCGACCCAAGTTGCTGAACGGCGACCAGTTTATCCTGATTCAGAACGAGAAGGCGCTGAACCGCTTCGGGCCGGGCACGCCCAACTCCGTTATTGCCCGCGATGTGGATTTGAATGGCGACGGCCAGCCGGACCGCACCGACTGGCTCGACGAGTTGTTTCGCCGCGGCTTCTCACAGAACTACCAAGTATCGATGTCGGGCGGTACTGACAAAGCGAGCTACTACGGCTCCGGCGACTGGACTGACCAGAAAGGCGTGCTGGTAGCCAACCGCTTGCGGCGGGGCTCAGTGCGTCTGAATCTAGATTTGCAGCCGGTAAAATGGCTGAAAGCCGGCATCAGCACCAGCTACTCGCAAACGTTGAACAACGGCGTGCTGACCGATGGGTACCTAGCCGGCGCAACGGTGTCGGGCTATAATGCCTCGCCCATTTTTCCGGTGCGCGATGCCAGCGGCAATTACTTCCTCGATTCGTTCGGCAACCTAGGGGGCGACGTGTTTACGATTGACGGCACCGCGTACCCGTTCTACCGCACTTTCCGCCTGAACGCGGTGAACCACCCCAGCGCCGTGCTGGCTTACCAGCGCAACGATAACACCTCGCAGCGCCTGCTGGCTAACGGCTACGCCACCGTGGAACCGGTTACGGGCCTGAAGATCACGACGCGCTTTGGCATCGACTACCTACAAAACTTCGAAGACCAGTACAGCGACCCGCGCCTGTCGGGCCTAGGTCGGGTGCTCGGCTCGGGGTTGGTACAAGACAACGACCTGCGGCAGAACCTCTGGAACTGGGCCAACTTCGCCAACTACACGCATACTTTCGGCGCCGACCACAACCTCGACCTGACCGTGGGGGTGGAATACCAGCTGGAAAAGCAGCGGCAGATCGGGTCCTACGCGGCCAACTTCGCCGATCCTAAGTTTCGGGAGATTCTGTCGGGCTTGTTCACCGAGCCGCTGCAACCCGACGGCTCGCGCTATACCCAAGGCTTTGATTCCTACCTAGCTCGCGTCAACTACTCCTTCGGCAGCAAGTACTACGCCTCCGCCAGCTTCCGCGCCGATGCGGACTCGCGTTTTGGCGAGAACAACCGGCGCGGCTACTTTCCCGGCGGCTCGGTGGGATGGCGCCTCTCGGAGGAAGACTTTCTCAAGGAGTTCACCGTTATTAATGACCTGAAGCTGCGCGCCAGCTATGGCGTGGTGGGCAACTCCAACGGCTTGCTGCCCTACGCCGCTCGCACGCAGATAGGAGCGGGGCAATATGCCGATATCAACGGCTTGAGCATCACGCAGGTGGGCAACCCCGACCTAGCTTGGGAGAAGTCAAAGAAGCTGGACATTGGACTGGATGCCTCGGTGCTGTCCAACCGCGTTGGCCTAACCCTCGATTACTTCAGTAACAACATTACCGACCTGATTTTGGATGCGCCCGCCCTGCGCACCACGGGCATTCCGAACTCCGTGGACTACGTGCGCACGGTGGTGACCAAGAACATCGGTTCGATGTACAACCGCGGCCTGGAAGCGACGCTGAATACCACCAACGTGCAGAGCAGCACCGGTTTCCGCTGGACGTCGGCGCTCAACTTCACGGCCATAAAAAACCGCATTACCACACTTGCTACCAACTTGCCAGTGCCCGAAGGACAGGCCGCCAACCCCAACGACGTCGTAGCGAGCAACCAGCGCGCTAGCGTAGGTCGGCAGCTAGGCGTGTTCTTTCTACCGCGCTGGGCCGGCGTGAACCCCGACAACGGCAACGCGCAGTTCCTGGATGCGGCTGGCAACGTGAAGCAGTACGACGCTGTGGCCCGGCAATGGCTGACGGCCGAAGGCACGGCCACCACGCCCATCAGCACCTCCGACTACAAGTACACCAGCAAGAGCGGCTACCCAACCTGGTACGGCGGCTTCGACAACACGCTTTCTTACAAAGGCTTGGAGCTAGGTATTTTCCTGCAATACAGCGGCGGCAACATGCTCTACAATGCTACCCGCGCCGGCTTGCTGACCACCTATTATAATAACAACCTCACCGAAATTCTGGACCGGTGGCAGAAGCCCGGCGACCAGACCAACGTGCAAAAGCTGGTGCTCCAGGACAACGTATCCACGCAGGCCTCGACACGCTGGCTGGAGAAGGGCGACTTCCTGCGCCTACGGCAGCTCAGCCTAGGGTACAATCTGCCCAAGCCGGTGTTGGAACGCTTCAAGCTCGGCAACGTGCGCGTGTATGCGCTGGTGCAGAACGTGTTTGTGCTAACCGGCTACAACGGCACCGACCCGGAGGTGAACTCCAACCGCAACAACACGACCCAGGGCACCAACGGCAACATCGCCTTTGGGGTCGATAACCGCGCCGTGCCGCAAGCCCGCAGCTACACCGTTGGTCTTAACCTCAGCCTCTAG
- a CDS encoding NAD(P)-dependent oxidoreductase, which translates to MFTTHPVLVTGSSGQLGRETVLLLRAKGYTVVGVDLVPAPTTDAVLDIRDADAVQELARGVGAIIHTAALHGKHYDLQVPRLEFIRTNIEGTLHLLNACVAHGIPKLLYTSTTSIYGQAMVNPDRAVWVDEQLVPQPRDIYDITKQAAEALCQDFCEKEGLQTAVLRVSRFLPEPPNLALNHRLYRGLDARDGALGLLLALEHHFPDFDTFNISAGSPFRPEDMIQLRRDPGAVVQRRLPQAVDVYARQGWNLPTSIDRVYSIDKARRVLGYQPRYTAEYLLQEAAATVPQAES; encoded by the coding sequence ATGTTCACTACTCATCCAGTACTCGTTACCGGCTCGTCGGGTCAACTGGGCCGTGAGACGGTTTTGCTGCTGCGCGCGAAAGGGTACACCGTGGTCGGCGTGGACCTGGTGCCGGCCCCGACCACGGATGCGGTACTTGATATCCGGGATGCTGACGCCGTGCAGGAACTCGCCCGCGGGGTCGGCGCTATCATTCACACGGCGGCGTTGCACGGCAAACACTACGACCTGCAGGTGCCGCGTCTGGAGTTTATTCGCACCAATATTGAAGGCACGCTGCACCTGCTCAACGCGTGCGTGGCCCACGGCATTCCGAAGCTGCTCTACACCAGCACCACGTCTATTTACGGTCAGGCGATGGTGAATCCCGACCGGGCCGTGTGGGTGGATGAGCAACTGGTACCGCAGCCACGGGATATTTACGACATCACTAAGCAGGCCGCCGAGGCGCTGTGCCAGGATTTTTGCGAGAAAGAAGGCTTGCAAACGGCCGTGCTGCGCGTGTCGCGATTCTTGCCCGAGCCCCCAAACCTAGCCCTAAACCATCGCCTCTACCGCGGCCTCGACGCGCGGGATGGAGCGCTAGGTCTGCTACTGGCGCTGGAACATCACTTCCCTGACTTCGACACGTTCAATATCTCGGCGGGTAGCCCGTTCCGACCCGAGGATATGATCCAGTTGCGCCGCGACCCGGGCGCCGTTGTGCAGCGCCGCCTGCCGCAAGCAGTTGACGTGTATGCGCGCCAAGGTTGGAACTTGCCCACGAGCATCGACCGGGTGTACAGCATCGACAAAGCCCGGCGGGTGCTTGGGTACCAACCGCGCTACACGGCCGAATACCTGCTCCAGGAAGCGGCGGCTACCGTTCCCCAGGCGGAAAGCTAG
- a CDS encoding LytTR family DNA-binding domain-containing protein: MSYQALIADSELATRQTIRLYLEQAAGFQVAAEASTGTEALIALLHHRPDVVFLNLQLPRLDGFSVLREIWPHFQPHVVFLAAADQPMLLALEESGVSYLPKPFTELQFHQTFRHVKTNLAQPQPQETIDTLMRLLTSEEPPAKPSYLKRMLVKDNHKLFFIKAEDILYFDADGNYITLHTLKRNYTLYESLTQLEQRLDPADFTRINRSYIVNLNYVEELECYFNGEYLVKLTGGHTLKWTRFYRDNVKTFLAKNR, encoded by the coding sequence ATGAGTTACCAGGCTCTTATTGCCGATAGCGAGCTAGCTACGCGCCAAACCATTCGCCTCTACCTGGAGCAAGCTGCTGGCTTTCAGGTAGCCGCGGAGGCCTCCACGGGCACAGAGGCACTCATTGCCTTGCTGCACCACCGCCCCGATGTTGTGTTCCTGAACTTGCAGCTGCCCCGCCTCGATGGCTTCAGCGTGCTGCGAGAAATCTGGCCGCATTTCCAGCCGCACGTCGTGTTTCTTGCCGCGGCCGACCAGCCCATGCTGCTCGCCCTGGAAGAAAGTGGCGTGTCGTACCTGCCGAAACCGTTCACTGAGTTACAGTTCCACCAAACCTTCCGCCACGTGAAAACAAACCTAGCCCAACCCCAGCCTCAGGAGACCATCGACACGCTCATGCGTCTGCTGACGAGCGAAGAACCGCCTGCCAAACCTAGCTATTTGAAGCGCATGCTGGTGAAGGACAACCACAAGCTGTTCTTTATCAAGGCCGAGGATATATTGTATTTCGATGCCGATGGCAACTATATCACCCTGCACACACTCAAGCGGAATTATACGCTCTACGAGAGCCTCACGCAGCTAGAGCAGCGCCTGGACCCAGCCGATTTCACGCGGATCAACCGCTCCTACATCGTCAACCTGAACTACGTGGAGGAGCTAGAGTGCTATTTCAACGGCGAATACCTGGTGAAGCTCACCGGCGGCCACACCCTGAAGTGGACCCGCTTCTACCGCGACAACGTGAAGACCTTTCTAGCGAAGAATCGCTAA
- a CDS encoding RagB/SusD family nutrient uptake outer membrane protein, which translates to MKTLAFIWKGAAAFVLLLTLGCDVLNQEPPASLTPEETFSTPDRIEKAALGMYDALQNPEFLGGRALIYSDVRSDDTDPSPYFNPIASFSALANDIQITNGWTGGYRTIYAANFFLQNFEPNAGLVSPELGAQYRGEAKFIRALTMFHLVNLFAQPYNFTPDASHLGIPIQLTAPNAASAYDASQRLSRSSVRDVYTQIVSDLTDAVNGLPSSYDDPDFTNVARATKGAAQALLSRVYLYQGNYAQAATLAGAVIGSGLYALNPDPATAFLPPYNTPESIFSVAMNTSDNPNTNNAIGQHYSPTGRGDITISPYVAIPTSQFPADDKRRTNLVTVSSNIPYTGKYKTTGDWVPIVRYPEVLLNRAEALAKTTGRTQDAVDLLNQVRNRSKGASTPAYTLGSFADAPALINAILLERRLELAFEGHRYYDLLRNRLPIPAHSTTPTIPYGDNRVVLPIPQVDLQNNPNLAQNPGY; encoded by the coding sequence ATGAAAACCCTAGCTTTTATATGGAAGGGCGCGGCCGCCTTCGTGCTGCTCCTGACGCTGGGCTGCGACGTGCTCAACCAGGAACCACCCGCCAGCCTCACGCCCGAAGAAACCTTCAGCACGCCCGACCGCATCGAGAAAGCTGCCCTAGGCATGTACGATGCGCTGCAAAACCCTGAGTTCCTGGGTGGCCGCGCCTTGATTTACAGTGATGTGCGCTCCGACGACACCGACCCCTCGCCGTACTTCAATCCTATTGCGAGCTTCTCGGCCCTGGCTAACGACATCCAGATAACCAACGGTTGGACCGGCGGCTACCGCACGATCTACGCGGCCAACTTCTTCCTGCAAAACTTCGAGCCGAATGCGGGGCTGGTGTCGCCGGAGCTAGGAGCGCAGTATCGGGGCGAGGCCAAGTTTATCCGCGCCCTGACCATGTTCCACTTGGTGAACCTGTTCGCCCAGCCCTACAACTTTACTCCCGACGCCTCGCACCTAGGTATCCCAATTCAGCTTACGGCACCCAATGCGGCCTCGGCCTACGACGCTTCGCAGCGGCTGTCGCGCTCGTCGGTGCGCGACGTATATACGCAAATCGTCAGCGACTTAACGGATGCCGTCAACGGTCTACCTAGCTCATATGACGACCCCGATTTCACCAACGTGGCCCGGGCTACGAAGGGGGCGGCGCAAGCTTTGTTGTCGCGGGTGTACTTGTACCAAGGCAACTATGCGCAGGCTGCTACGCTCGCTGGCGCAGTTATCGGTTCGGGGTTGTACGCGCTGAACCCGGACCCGGCCACCGCCTTTTTGCCGCCCTACAACACGCCGGAGTCCATCTTCTCGGTGGCCATGAACACGAGTGACAACCCCAACACCAACAACGCCATCGGCCAGCACTACAGCCCCACCGGCCGCGGCGACATCACCATCTCGCCCTACGTGGCTATTCCCACGTCGCAGTTTCCCGCCGACGACAAGCGCCGCACGAACCTGGTGACGGTTTCCAGCAACATTCCGTACACGGGCAAATACAAAACCACCGGCGACTGGGTGCCCATTGTGCGCTACCCCGAGGTGCTGCTGAATCGCGCCGAGGCGCTAGCCAAAACCACCGGCCGCACCCAGGATGCCGTGGATCTGCTGAACCAAGTACGCAACCGCTCCAAAGGGGCTAGCACGCCCGCTTATACCCTCGGCAGCTTCGCCGACGCACCGGCCTTGATTAATGCCATCTTGCTGGAGCGGCGGCTGGAGCTAGCTTTTGAGGGCCACCGCTACTACGACCTGCTCCGTAACCGCCTGCCCATCCCCGCGCACAGCACCACCCCAACCATCCCGTACGGCGACAACCGCGTGGTGCTGCCCATCCCGCAGGTAGATCTGCAAAACAATCCTAACCTGGCGCAGAACCCTGGGTATTAG
- a CDS encoding aspartyl protease family protein, translating to MKTNGHGPRRFAVAQHRLLTFFHVLLGRGNAFRYRATRLLWLCLLLSGTGYAADPDRPGEPGGTANYSQRMPFRFKRAKLQRVTISYELQSDLIVISAKLNGLGPFNFLLDTGAASSLITDPQVSTLLGLSPDSKAYSLAGVGQQAPITAYRTKPVRVDIAGIEAPAFSFIAVTENVLDLAGLMGTPVHGILGYDLFRSFVVTIQPRVGRITFSDPTLQAPLKGEGWTSVPILIEDSKPYLKTTIKMADSAELPVKLVLDTGAGHALSLETSSDPRLHLPANRLRTDLGRSLSGTITGYLGRVPALQLGSYQIHSLLTSFPDSSNLSHRIQIPRNGTLGFDALRRFNIVIDYPHNQLLLRPNSAHDHAFEYDMSGAQLLATGPEYRQFLITNIAPNSAAAAAGLKPNDELLSIGVKPADGYSLAQINHLFQSGDGRAITLIVRRSDGEIFRTSLRLKRRI from the coding sequence ATGAAGACGAACGGACACGGGCCACGCCGCTTTGCGGTGGCGCAGCACAGACTACTGACCTTCTTTCACGTGCTGCTTGGGCGCGGCAATGCGTTTCGGTATCGAGCTACTCGGCTACTGTGGCTGTGCCTGCTGCTGAGCGGGACCGGATATGCGGCAGACCCAGATCGGCCCGGGGAACCAGGGGGCACCGCCAACTACTCCCAGCGCATGCCTTTTCGCTTCAAGCGGGCCAAGTTGCAGCGGGTGACCATCTCGTATGAGCTTCAGAGCGACTTGATTGTGATTTCGGCCAAGCTCAATGGCCTAGGTCCGTTCAACTTTCTGCTCGATACGGGGGCTGCTTCCTCGCTCATCACCGACCCGCAGGTAAGCACGCTGCTGGGCCTGAGCCCCGATTCGAAGGCGTACAGTCTGGCTGGCGTGGGGCAGCAGGCGCCCATTACGGCTTACCGTACGAAGCCGGTGCGCGTTGATATTGCGGGCATTGAAGCGCCCGCCTTCTCCTTCATTGCCGTCACCGAGAACGTGCTGGACCTAGCGGGCCTGATGGGCACGCCGGTGCACGGCATTCTTGGCTACGACCTGTTCCGTAGCTTCGTCGTGACCATTCAGCCCCGCGTCGGACGCATTACCTTCTCGGACCCCACGCTGCAAGCACCACTCAAAGGCGAAGGCTGGACGAGCGTACCCATTCTCATAGAAGATTCCAAGCCTTACCTGAAGACGACCATCAAGATGGCCGATTCGGCAGAATTGCCGGTCAAACTGGTGCTCGATACGGGGGCGGGCCATGCTTTATCGCTGGAAACTTCCTCCGACCCGCGCCTGCACCTGCCAGCAAACCGGCTGCGCACTGATCTGGGCCGCAGTCTGAGCGGCACCATCACGGGTTACCTAGGCCGCGTGCCGGCGCTTCAGCTCGGCAGCTACCAGATTCACTCCTTGCTCACGTCGTTTCCCGATTCGAGCAACCTAAGCCACCGCATTCAGATACCGCGCAATGGCACCCTAGGTTTTGATGCGCTACGACGGTTCAACATCGTCATCGATTACCCGCATAATCAGCTCTTACTTCGCCCGAATAGCGCGCACGATCATGCGTTTGAGTATGATATGAGCGGCGCCCAGCTGCTCGCTACCGGCCCAGAATACCGGCAGTTTCTCATCACGAACATCGCGCCTAACTCCGCAGCCGCAGCCGCGGGTCTGAAGCCGAATGATGAGCTGCTTTCAATCGGTGTCAAGCCCGCCGATGGATACTCCTTGGCGCAGATCAACCATCTTTTCCAATCCGGCGATGGCCGGGCTATTACCCTAATCGTGCGCCGATCCGATGGGGAGATTTTCAGAACCTCGCTGCGCTTGAAGCGCCGCATTTGA